The following are encoded in a window of Platichthys flesus chromosome 19, fPlaFle2.1, whole genome shotgun sequence genomic DNA:
- the xrcc4 gene encoding DNA repair protein XRCC4 isoform X1: protein MHTSVCEIDVFSQPDSTYFLRVDWRGQSLGSGFQLVLTDGQGAWRGEVSDAALCEEAKELEMQKERYVHDLQQALTGTESSITYSFNLTPSPPNHSSTVTLAYEKVQKDISFRLGSVLLKSVAEPAEAVRELLIHSLQKGNTLDHQNQDLEEENRKLRQEQQRITADMKRYIGGKEALETELYSRFVLVLNEKKAKIRSLQETVSQLQESSSEGEKNSVKTHQTAAEEDEYGGSTDEEPEEVKCTAASTLQSRDSSTPSPLDGSLQDITDVAPCRKRRFRHLKASDPAPKRPNQQTFHRKRSDSLAGSSKQQTPQRSTDAAAASSAAEDLFEDF from the exons atGCACACCTCAGTGTGTGAAATTGATGTCTTCTCTCAGCCTGACTCCACCTACTTCCTGCGGGTGGACTGGAGGGGGCAGAGCCTAGGTTCAGGCTTCCAGTTGGTGCTAACTGATGGACAGGGAGCATGGAGAGGAGAAG TGAGTGACGCAGCACTGTGTGAGGAGGCGAAGGAGCTGGAGATGCAGAAGGAGAGGTACGTCCATGACCTCCAGCAAGCACTGACTGGGACAGAGAGCTCCATCACCTACAGCTTCAACCTGACGCCGTCTCCACCAAACCACAGCTCCACTGTTACACTGGCATATGAGAAGGTGCAGAAAGACATCTCA TTCAGGCTGGGTTCTGTTTTGTTGAAGTCTGTCGCAGAGCCGGCGGAGGCTGTGAGGGAGTTACTGATTCACAGTCTGCAGAAGGGAAATACACTGGACCATCAGAACCAGGATCTAGAGGAGGAGAACCGAAAACTAAGACAAGAACAGCAACGCATCActgcaga CATGAAGCGATACATTGGTGGTAAAGAAGCCCTGGAGACAGAGCTCTACTCTCGATTTGTCCTCGTCCTGAATGAGAAGAAAGCAAAGATCCGCAGTCTTCAGGAAACTGTCTCACAACTGCAGGAATCCAG TtctgagggagagaaaaattCAGTAAAAACccaccaaacagcagcagaggaagatgaaTATGGAGGGAGCACTGACGAGGAGCCAGAGGAAGTGAAGTGCACTGCAGCCTCCACTTTACAATCCCGAG ACTCCTCTACTCCAAGCCCATTGGATGGCAGCCTACAGGACATAACAGACGTGGCCCCCTGTCGCAAACGGCGGTTTCGTCACCTCAAGGCCTCGGACCCTGCGCCTAAAAGACCAAACCAACAGACCTTCCATAGAAAGAG
- the xrcc4 gene encoding DNA repair protein XRCC4 isoform X2, which translates to MHTSVCEIDVFSQPDSTYFLRVDWRGQSLGSGFQLVLTDGQGAWRGEVSDAALCEEAKELEMQKERYVHDLQQALTGTESSITYSFNLTPSPPNHSSTVTLAYEKVQKDISFRLGSVLLKSVAEPAEAVRELLIHSLQKGNTLDHQNQDLEEENRKLRQEQQRITADMKRYIGGKEALETELYSRFVLVLNEKKAKIRSLQETVSQLQESSSEGEKNSVKTHQTAAEEDEYGGSTDEEPEEVKCTAASTLQSRDSSTPSPLDGSLQDITDVAPCRKRRFRHLKASDPAPKRPNQQTFHRKRSTTEETERRKRSKSR; encoded by the exons atGCACACCTCAGTGTGTGAAATTGATGTCTTCTCTCAGCCTGACTCCACCTACTTCCTGCGGGTGGACTGGAGGGGGCAGAGCCTAGGTTCAGGCTTCCAGTTGGTGCTAACTGATGGACAGGGAGCATGGAGAGGAGAAG TGAGTGACGCAGCACTGTGTGAGGAGGCGAAGGAGCTGGAGATGCAGAAGGAGAGGTACGTCCATGACCTCCAGCAAGCACTGACTGGGACAGAGAGCTCCATCACCTACAGCTTCAACCTGACGCCGTCTCCACCAAACCACAGCTCCACTGTTACACTGGCATATGAGAAGGTGCAGAAAGACATCTCA TTCAGGCTGGGTTCTGTTTTGTTGAAGTCTGTCGCAGAGCCGGCGGAGGCTGTGAGGGAGTTACTGATTCACAGTCTGCAGAAGGGAAATACACTGGACCATCAGAACCAGGATCTAGAGGAGGAGAACCGAAAACTAAGACAAGAACAGCAACGCATCActgcaga CATGAAGCGATACATTGGTGGTAAAGAAGCCCTGGAGACAGAGCTCTACTCTCGATTTGTCCTCGTCCTGAATGAGAAGAAAGCAAAGATCCGCAGTCTTCAGGAAACTGTCTCACAACTGCAGGAATCCAG TtctgagggagagaaaaattCAGTAAAAACccaccaaacagcagcagaggaagatgaaTATGGAGGGAGCACTGACGAGGAGCCAGAGGAAGTGAAGTGCACTGCAGCCTCCACTTTACAATCCCGAG ACTCCTCTACTCCAAGCCCATTGGATGGCAGCCTACAGGACATAACAGACGTGGCCCCCTGTCGCAAACGGCGGTTTCGTCACCTCAAGGCCTCGGACCCTGCGCCTAAAAGACCAAACCAACAGACCTTCCATAGAAAGAG